A stretch of the Sulfolobus acidocaldarius SUSAZ genome encodes the following:
- a CDS encoding DNA-directed RNA polymerase subunit F codes for MSYSLKTIEERFVPYSIAKKYIKELIDTGSSSNLIQKTFDYLNSISRCDEDSASKIMKELEEIVKREDVRAVLASICPTTVEEVRSVLVIDPSTIYSTEQIQKIIEIIKKYVES; via the coding sequence TTGTCATATTCACTTAAAACTATTGAAGAGCGTTTTGTCCCTTATTCTATAGCTAAGAAATACATTAAGGAGCTTATAGATACGGGTAGTTCTTCTAATTTAATTCAAAAAACATTTGATTATTTGAATTCCATATCACGATGTGATGAGGATTCCGCATCTAAAATTATGAAGGAACTAGAAGAGATTGTAAAGAGGGAGGACGTAAGAGCAGTGTTGGCAAGTATTTGTCCAACTACTGTAGAAGAAGTGAGATCAGTTCTTGTGATTGACCCATCTACAATCTATAGTACTGAGCAGATTCAGAAAATTATTGAGATTATTAAAAAGTACGTGGAGAGCTGA
- a CDS encoding 50S ribosomal protein L21 has protein sequence MVARSKGYRSKTRKLLEKKVREKGAIPKLSLLMHDYSQGEYVVVKINPSIHKGMPHRRYHGKVGLVVGKRGKAYEVKVNTGDKERVLIVRPEHLIPFNGIQKR, from the coding sequence TTGGTAGCAAGGTCAAAGGGTTACAGATCGAAAACTAGAAAATTATTAGAAAAAAAAGTGAGAGAAAAGGGCGCTATACCGAAACTAAGCTTATTAATGCATGATTATTCACAGGGAGAATATGTGGTTGTTAAAATAAATCCTTCTATACATAAAGGCATGCCTCATAGAAGGTATCATGGTAAAGTTGGTCTAGTTGTTGGAAAGAGAGGGAAAGCATACGAGGTAAAAGTAAATACAGGTGATAAGGAAAGAGTTCTTATAGTTAGGCCAGAGCATTTAATTCCATTTAATGGAATACAAAAAAGATAA